GGGCGGCCGGTGCGGGCACCCGGGCCTCCATGGTGCCAGGGCGGGGCGCTCCTGACAGGCGGACGCGGGCGGCGGAGCGGTGGTGATCGCCACGCCGCGCACGGCCCGGCGGGCCCCGGACGGCGCGCGGCGGCCGTCAGCCCGCGTCCCGGCCCCGGAAGGTGCGGCGGTACTCGCGGGGAGCCAGGCCGATCCGGCGCACGAAGGCGGGGCGCAGCGAGACGGCGGAGCTGAAACCGCAGCGGACGGCGATCTCGTCCACCGGCAGGTCGGTCCCCTCCAGCAGCCGCTGGACGGCCAGCACCCGCTGCTCCGCCAGCCAGCGCTGCGGAGTGGTGCCGGTGGTCTCGACGAAGCGGCGGGCGAACGAGCGCTCCGACATCAGGGCGACGCCCGCCATCCGGCGGACCGTCCAGGGCTCGGCCGGCGCGGCCAGCACCTCCGTGCGGACCCGGGTCAGCGGGTCGTCGCCGGTCTCCTCGGGGACGGGCGAGGGGATGAACTGGGCCTGGCCGCCGGCCCGGAACGGCGCGGTGACCATGAAGCGGGCGATCGCGGCGGCGGCCTGCTGGCCGTGGGCGGAGCGGACCAGGTGCAGGCAGAGATCGATGCCGGCGGCGACACCGGCGGACGTCCAGATCTCGCCGTCGCCGGTGAACAGCACGGT
The sequence above is drawn from the Kitasatospora sp. NBC_00315 genome and encodes:
- a CDS encoding GlxA family transcriptional regulator, which gives rise to MRTVGCLIFDRVRAFDYSVIGEVWSGRPGRLGLPAFDLRICGPDGARVRFGGGLERVPDHGLDTLLTCDLVVVPGVEDPLSPVDPAVHAALRAVHAHGIPVASLCSGAFVLADAGLLDGRDATTHWALAGELAERHPAVRVDPTVLFTGDGEIWTSAGVAAGIDLCLHLVRSAHGQQAAAAIARFMVTAPFRAGGQAQFIPSPVPEETGDDPLTRVRTEVLAAPAEPWTVRRMAGVALMSERSFARRFVETTGTTPQRWLAEQRVLAVQRLLEGTDLPVDEIAVRCGFSSAVSLRPAFVRRIGLAPREYRRTFRGRDAG